The Flavobacterium sp. K5-23 genome segment CCTACCTTGCGATTGGTTCGTGTTCGAATAGGGAATGTGCATCTTGATGGTTTACTGTCAGGAGAAGTGTTGGAAGTTGAAAATTTCGAAGTGGAGATTCCTAAATCTTAATTCCTAAATCATAAATTAAATATGTTAAACATAGTTTTAGTAGAGCCAGAAATACCAAATAACACCGGAAATATAGGCCGTTTGTGTGTGGGTACTGAAAGTAAATTGCACTTAATTCACCCTTTTGGGTTTGTAATCAATGATTCAAACTTGAAACGTTCTGGACTGGATTATTGGGTGCATCTTGATGTAACTGAGTATCAAAATGTAGCGGAATGGACTGCTCAAATTCCTGATAAATCAAGAGTGTTCCTAATGAGTTCTCACGCAACGAAATCCTATTTGGAAATTGATTTTCAAGATGGAGACTGGTTGGTTTTTGGTAAAGAAAGCAAGGGGTTGAGTGAAGAAGTTTTGGCACAATTCGACAATCATTTAAAAATCCCAATGTCTAATTTGATTCGGAGTTTTAATATCGCTAATTCCGTAGCTTTTGTAATTGGAGAAGCCAAAAGGCAAATTGCATTAAAATAATAACCTGTAATTTAGAATTGTAAAAGATTCCTGATGTTCAATTGGAATTTTATATATTTGAGTATCGTGTTAGTGAATAAAGCGAAATGCGACTCATTTTAAAATTCCCTTTTTATGATTGATAAAGCTTTTCTACGCAGTACTATTTTCAGGCATTTGGATGGTTTGGTAACTGCACCCGTGGGCTATGCCTTGCATAAAAAAGGAGTTCTGGCTTTTATATTGGATAAAAAAGAGGTTTCACTTACGGAACTTACTACTCATTTTAAAGCAAATGAAGGCTATCTCAATGTGGCTTTACGCGTTTTGTGTTCGCAGGGTTTTCTGAATTACCAAATCAATAATGAGACTGAGGAATTTAAATTTGGCTTGACCTCAAAAAGCGAAATTGCCTTTTCACTGTTTCATCTGTATGAAGATGTAGTGGAGTTACTGGAATTTTCGATGCAATTTCATCCTCGATTATTCGAAGATGCTCCTTTTGAAAAATTGAGTTTCATTTTCGAAAAATATAAAAACAATTACGGTATTGTATTCTCAGAGGATTCTTTGATCAATGAAATACAACATCAGATTTTAAAACATATTGAAGGTTCTTTAGTTGGGCCTACGCTGGTACGTCTTGGTATGAGCGGTATGTTTCATAAGTACTTTATGGAAATTTCCTTTCGTCCGGAGGAATTCCATAAGTCGCCTGACAGCTTCAAAAAAATTCTCGATTTTCTGGTTCACCTGAATTGGTTCACTGAAAAAAAAGGAAATTATCAATTCACTGAAACCGGTTTGTTTTTTGCCAAAAGAGCTTCTGCTTATGGTGTAACCGTATCCTATTTACCCACTTTTAGTAAAATGGACGAATTGCTATTTGGCAATCCCAATGTGTTAAGAAGTGTTGGGGAAGGGGAAGACGAAGTTCATGTAGACAGAGAAATGAATGTGTGGGGAAGTGGCGGTGCACACGATACTTATTTTAAAGTAGTCGATGAAATCATTATTAAATTGTTCAATTTACCAATAGAAGAACAGCCCAAAGGGATTTTAGATATGGGATGTGGTAACGGCGCTTTCTTGCAGCATATTTTTGATGTCATAGACCGCCAAACGTTAAGGGGAAAAATGCTCGATGATTATCCGTTATTTCTTGTGGGTGCCGATTATAACCAGGCTGCTTTGAAAGTAACACGAGCCAACTTGATAAAAGCCGATATTTGGGCCAAAGTAATCTGGGGTGATATTGGTCGTCCAGACTTGTTATCGGATGACTTAAAGGAAAATTATAATATTGATTTAAAGGAACTACTGAATGTAAGAACGTTTCTGGATCACAACCGAATTTGGGAAGAACCAAAAAACAGTACTAAAGATAGAATTAGTCAATCAACAGGAGCTTTTGCACACAGAGGCAAGCGAATAAGTAATAATCTGGTTGAAGATAACTTGCTAGAGCATTTCAATAAATGGTCACCTTATGTAAGTAAATTTGGTTTACTGATGATAGAATTGCATACGGTACCTCCAGCTTTAACAGCAGCCAATTTGGGGAAAACTGCCGCAACGGCTTATGATGCGACTCATGGATTTTCGGATCAATATATTGTGGAAATTGAGGTGATGCATAAAATTGCAGGGGAGGCAGGCTTGTTTTCAGACGCCACTATTTTTAGAAAATTCCCCGATTCAGATATTGCGACGGTGAGTATTAACTTGTTGAAAGGGATTTGAGGAGTGATCAGTAATCAGTGTTCAGAAGGCAGTATTCAGTAATCAGAATGCAGTGTTCAGTATTCAGTCAAATGTACTTCCCTGATATAGGTTGACCACAAAAGTCAAGTTATATGAATGCAAATTTAAAAGAAATCAGGAAACTCCGGGTTTATTCGGAAGAGTTTAAAAAAGAAATCGTAAGTTTTTACGAAATCGGGAAGTATAGTGTTCTGCAATTAGAACGACTTTACGGAGTAAATAACGTTACAATCTACAATTGGATTTATAAATTTTCTACTTTTAATGAAAAAGGAATTAGAGTTGTAGAAATGAAAGATAGTAACATTGATAAGCTAAAACAGTTAGAACTCAAGATAAAAGAACTTGAGCAAGCGGTTGGTCAGAAGCAAATAAAAATTGATTATCTCGAAAAGATGATTGATATAGCTAAAGATGAATTTAATATCGACATAAAAAAAAACTCCAACACCCCACAATCAGCTGGTTCGTTGAGAACCAGAAAGTAATAAGTTTTTCTTTAAATCAGCTTTACGAAACACTTGAAATAAGCAAGCAAGCAGTTAATCAGTATTCAAAAAGACAGATTGCTTTTGAAAGAAAGATAGAATGTCTGATTTTAGAAGCAGAGGAACTAAGGAAAGAACACCCTGGTTGTGGGGTTGAGAAAATGTATTATGCTTTGCGTCCTAATTTCATAGGAAGAGATAGATTTATCGATACGTTTATGGATTTAGGGTTCAGGATAAAAAGGCATAAAAATTACAGGAGAACAACGTTTTCTGTGAAAGTTTATTTTCCAAATCTAATAAAGTCAATGTCTGTTTATGCTCCGTCGACGATATGGCAATCAGATATAACTTATATTTATGTTGGAGAAAGATTTTATTATGCAGTGTTTATAATAGATGTTTATACAAAGAAAATCGTTGGACATCAACTATCTAATCATATGAGAGCTACTGCTAATTTAAGCGCAATGCAAATGGCATTAGAAAACAATCAAGCTCCAATGATACACCACTCTGATAGAGGTAGTCAGTATATTTACAATGAATATATAGCTCTTCTCAAAGGGAGTGGATGCGAAATCAGCATGGCATTGTCAGGACAAGACAATGCTTATGCAGAAAGGATTAACAGAACAATAAAAGAAGAGTATATAGACCACTGGAAACCTAAAACATTTGAACAATTAAAAAAGGATGTAGATAGAGCAGTTGAACATTATAATAATAAGAGACCTCATAACAACATAGGGAAATTAAGCCCTGTTGATTTTGAAAATAATTGGTTCAATAATCCTCTTTTTTCTAAGCCTATTATTACTATTTTTGACAATGAGAAATTAATAGAAATCGGTCAACTTTAATTAGGGACGTGCAAAAGTGTTCAGTTTTTGATCTTCCGTCTTCCTAACAAATAACAAACTTCCC includes the following:
- a CDS encoding IS3 family transposase, whose amino-acid sequence is MSKQAVNQYSKRQIAFERKIECLILEAEELRKEHPGCGVEKMYYALRPNFIGRDRFIDTFMDLGFRIKRHKNYRRTTFSVKVYFPNLIKSMSVYAPSTIWQSDITYIYVGERFYYAVFIIDVYTKKIVGHQLSNHMRATANLSAMQMALENNQAPMIHHSDRGSQYIYNEYIALLKGSGCEISMALSGQDNAYAERINRTIKEEYIDHWKPKTFEQLKKDVDRAVEHYNNKRPHNNIGKLSPVDFENNWFNNPLFSKPIITIFDNEKLIEIGQL
- a CDS encoding transposase, with the protein product MNANLKEIRKLRVYSEEFKKEIVSFYEIGKYSVLQLERLYGVNNVTIYNWIYKFSTFNEKGIRVVEMKDSNIDKLKQLELKIKELEQAVGQKQIKIDYLEKMIDIAKDEFNIDIKKNSNTPQSAGSLRTRK
- a CDS encoding class I SAM-dependent methyltransferase translates to MIDKAFLRSTIFRHLDGLVTAPVGYALHKKGVLAFILDKKEVSLTELTTHFKANEGYLNVALRVLCSQGFLNYQINNETEEFKFGLTSKSEIAFSLFHLYEDVVELLEFSMQFHPRLFEDAPFEKLSFIFEKYKNNYGIVFSEDSLINEIQHQILKHIEGSLVGPTLVRLGMSGMFHKYFMEISFRPEEFHKSPDSFKKILDFLVHLNWFTEKKGNYQFTETGLFFAKRASAYGVTVSYLPTFSKMDELLFGNPNVLRSVGEGEDEVHVDREMNVWGSGGAHDTYFKVVDEIIIKLFNLPIEEQPKGILDMGCGNGAFLQHIFDVIDRQTLRGKMLDDYPLFLVGADYNQAALKVTRANLIKADIWAKVIWGDIGRPDLLSDDLKENYNIDLKELLNVRTFLDHNRIWEEPKNSTKDRISQSTGAFAHRGKRISNNLVEDNLLEHFNKWSPYVSKFGLLMIELHTVPPALTAANLGKTAATAYDATHGFSDQYIVEIEVMHKIAGEAGLFSDATIFRKFPDSDIATVSINLLKGI
- a CDS encoding tRNA (cytidine(34)-2'-O)-methyltransferase, yielding MLNIVLVEPEIPNNTGNIGRLCVGTESKLHLIHPFGFVINDSNLKRSGLDYWVHLDVTEYQNVAEWTAQIPDKSRVFLMSSHATKSYLEIDFQDGDWLVFGKESKGLSEEVLAQFDNHLKIPMSNLIRSFNIANSVAFVIGEAKRQIALK